The Candidatus Thorarchaeota archaeon genome includes a window with the following:
- the eif1A gene encoding translation initiation factor eIF-1A: MRVRTPHRSEGEQFAIIVQMLGHDRVRVRCEDGEMRVGRIPGRMKKRIWMRVGDTVLIVPWSFQSDEKCDVVWRYKGNEVDWLERKGILEMF, translated from the coding sequence ATGCGCGTACGTACGCCCCATAGATCAGAGGGCGAGCAGTTTGCTATAATAGTCCAGATGTTGGGGCATGACCGTGTCAGGGTTCGCTGTGAGGATGGCGAGATGCGAGTTGGTCGAATACCCGGCCGTATGAAAAAGCGAATCTGGATGCGTGTTGGAGATACAGTATTAATTGTGCCTTGGTCTTTTCAAAGCGATGAGAAATGTGATGTCGTTTGGCGATACAAAGGCAATGAAGTCGATTGGCTAGAACGGAAAGGCATCTTGGAAATGTTCTAG